One window from the genome of Lutra lutra chromosome X, mLutLut1.2, whole genome shotgun sequence encodes:
- the AKAP17A gene encoding A-kinase anchor protein 17A has product MAAATIVHDTSEAVELCPPYGLYLKPITKMTISVALPQLKQPGKSISNWEVMERLKGMVHSHQFSTLRISKSTMDFIRFEGEVENKSLVKSFLACLDGKTIKLSGFSDILKVRAAEFKIDFPTRHDWDSFFRDAKDMNETLPGERPDTIHLEGLPCRWFALKESGSEKPSEEVLVKVFEKFGEIRNVDIPMLDPYREEMTGRNFHTFSFGGHLNFEAYVQYREYVGFIQAMSALRGMKLMYKGEDGKAVACNIKVSFDSTKHLSDASIKKRQLERQKLQELEQQREEQKRREKEAEERQRAEERKQKQLEELERERKREEKLRRREQKQRDRELRRSQKKLEKLQAQEQKQLQEKIRLEERKLLLAQRNLQSIRLIAELLSRAKAAKLQEQERKDASLRLQQLEERRRRQEAELRRVEEEKERALGLQRKERELRERLLSILLSKKADDPRARDELALSHARLLQPVLDILQTVSAGRVGAAAVHPLGGQPPPDTPKDTPPRPESDGTSRNATGSVPEEAPCKEGPDSRLAAAGDASPDKRCPGVLACIPDNNQQPKGLPAAWDQTAPKKDIRSEQDKCNREPSGSRGRASGGRAEDERHKRERSRPRRAGSREGGRRPRKERRQHKERSRQDDSPPRRSASPAHSRSRRSRSRERSSRRERSPDRRGGSGRKRSRHRRSERDRSRSGSPSRHHSTWNR; this is encoded by the exons ATGGCCGCGGCTACGATCGTGCACGACACGTCTGAGGCGGTGGAGCTGTGCCCCCCGTACGGCCTGTACCTGAAGCCCATCACGAAGATGACCATCAGCGTGGCGCTGCCGCAGCTGAAGCAGCCGGGCAAGTCCATCTCCAACTGGGAGGTGATGGAGCGGCTGAAGGGCATGGTGCACAGCCACCAGTTCTCCACGCTGCGCATCTCCAAGAGCACCATGGACTTCATCCGCTTCGAGGGCGAGGTGGAGAACAAGAGCCTGGTCAAGTCCTTCCTGGCCTGCCTGGACGGCAAGACCATCAAGCTCAGCGGCTTCTCCGACATCCTCAAGGTGCGCGCCGCCGAGTTCAAGATCGACTTCCCCACGCGCCACGACTGGGACTCCTTCTTCCGCGACGCCAAGGACATGAACGAGACGCTGCCCGGGGAGCGGCCGGACACCATCCACCTCGAGGGCCTGCCCTGCAGGTGGTTCGCCCTCAAGGAGTCGGGCTCCGAGAAGCCCAGCGAGGAGGTGCTGGTCAAGGTGTTCGAGAAGTTCGGGGAGATCCGCAATGTGGACATCCCTATGCTGGACCCCTACCGGGAGGAGATGACCGGCCGCAACTTCCACACCTTCAGTTTCGGGGGACACTTGAACTTCGAGGCCTACGTGCAGTACCGCGAGTACGTGGGCTTCATCCAGGCCATGAGCGCCCTGCGCGGCATGAAGCTCATGTACAAGGGGGAGGACGGCAAGGCCGTGGCCTGCAACATCAAG GTCTCCTTCGACTCCACCAAGCACCTGAGCGACGCGTCCATTAAGAAGCGGCAGCTGGAGAGGCAGAAGCTGCAGGAgctggagcagcagagggaggagcagaagcgCCGCGAGAAGGAGGCGGAGGAGCGGCAGCGCGCCGAGGAGAG GAAACAGAAgcagctggaggagctggagCGGGAGCGGAAGCGCGAGGAGAAGCTGCGCCGGCGGGAGCAGAAGCAGCGGGACCGCGAGCTGCGCCGCAGCCAGAAGAAGCTGGAGAAGCTGCAGGCGCAGGAGCAGAAGCAGCTGCAGGAGAAGATCCGGCTGGAAGAGCGCAAGCTGCTGCTGGCCCAGCGCAACCTGCAGTCCATCCGCCTCATCGCCGAGCTGCTCAGCAGGGCCAAG GCCGCGAAGCTGCAGGAGCAGGAGCGTAAGGACGCGTCGCTGCGGCTGCAGCAGCTGGaagagcggcggcggcggcaggaggCCGAGCTGCGGCgcgtggaggaggagaaggagcgcGCGCTGGGGCTGCAGCGCAAGGAGCGCGAGCTGCGGGAGCGGCTGTTGAgcatcctgctgagcaagaaggcGGACGACCCCCGCGCGCGCGACGAGCTCGCGCTCTCCCACGCGCGGCTCCTGCAGCCCGTGCTGGACATCCTGCAGACCGTGTCGGCCGGCCGCGTGGGCGCCGCTGCCGTGCACCCGCTGGGGGGCCAGCCGCCCCCTGACACGCCGAAGGACACCCCGCCGCGGCCGGAGAGCGATGGCACGTCCAGGAACGCGACCGGGAGCGTCCCCGAGGAGGCCCCGTGCAAGGAAGGCCCCGATTCTCGCCTCGCCGCTGCGGGGGACGCTTCCCCGGACAAGAGGTGCCCCGGCGTGCTCGCCTGCATTCCCGACAACAACCAGCAGCCCAAGGGCCTGCCCGCCGCCTGGGACCAGACCGCGCCCAAAAAGGACATCCGTTCCGAGCAAGACAAGTGCAACCGGGAGCCCAGCGGGAGCCGAGGCCGGGCCAGCGGGGGCCGCGCGGAGGACGAGCGGCACAAGCGGGAGAGGAGCCGGCCGCGGCGGGCGGGCAGTCGGGAGGGCGGGAGGCGGCCGCGGAAGGAGCGGCGGCAGCACAAGGAGCGCTCACGCCAGGACGACAGCCCTCCCCGGCGGAGCGCCAGCCCCGCGCACAGCCGGTCCCGCAGGTCGCGCAGCAGGGAGCGGTCCAGCCGCCGCGAGAGGAGCCCAGACCGCAGGGGCGGCTCGGGCCGGAAGCGTAGCCGCCATCGCCGCAGCGAGCGAGACAGGTCGCGCTCAGGGTCCCCCAGCCGGCACCACAGCACCTGGAACAGGTAA
- the LOC125091555 gene encoding basic proline-rich protein-like has product MRPPSQTTGSKDPAGSRPGKPGDPGPHKTLALLDPRSLEPRPWPLAAETLQAPTPPPPPPPTPAAGIPSPHVPQAPQNSQSSDTPASHSPHRPPSPRPSQNSASQNLLSSDPSPSQPPQTPEPVTLADPSPLQPPEPPTPADLGSPEPPVVRPRPLTAPAAPQAPDPRRPRLPRTSCQTPAPHSPRRPRSPRPSQTPAPRSPPSPRPPQTSAPQNLLSSDPSPSQPPQTPEPVTLADPSPPQPPEPPTPAGLGARDPRRPQPPAAPLAPDPRRPRLPRTSCRQTPAPHSPRRPRSPRPSQTPAPRGPPSPRPPQTSAPQNLLSSDPSPSQPPQTPEPPTLADPRPPQPPEAPTPADLGSPEPPTPAPRSPPSTRPPQTSAPQNLLSSDPSPSQPPQTPEPPTLADPSPPQPPEAPTPADLGSPEPPVRPQPLTAPADPGAPDPHRPQLPAAPRAPDPRRPRLPRTSCRQTPTPHSPRRPRSPRPSQTPAPRSPPSTRPPQTSAPQNLLSSDPGPSQPLQPPEPPTPADLGPPRTSCRQTPARRSPPEPVTLADLGPLQSPGAPSPPEPPVLPALSPRPLAAPQSPGTPAAPRAPPTIPAAPAAPAAPARLAERRGPGDSLTGAGLRLRPRPPPPRPELTAVPRRPRQPRPLRPAPPLSAAGAPDATRRRRRPPLRDFREASARRGGWGWRTGSGFALSVRESAPPPGATCERL; this is encoded by the exons ATGCGG CCCCCATCCCAGACCACTGGTTCCAAAGACCCCGCAGGCAGCAGGCCCGGCAAGCCCGGGGATCCCGGCCCTCACAAAACACTGGCCCTCCTGGACCCCCGCTCCCTGGAGCCCCGTCCCTGGCCGCTGGCCGCAGAGACACTGCAGGcgccaacccccccacccccgcccccgcccacccCGGCCGCTGGCATCCCCAGCCCTCACGtgccccaggctccccagaattCCCAGTCGTCAGACACCCCGGCCTCTCACAGCCCCCACAGACCCCCGAGCCCCCGACCCTCGCAGAACTCAGCTTCCCAGAACCTCCTATCGTCAGACCCCAGCCCCTCACAGCCCCCACAGACCCCGGAGCCCGTGACCCTCGCAGACCCCAGCCCCCTGCAGCCCCCCGAGCCCCCGACCCCCGCAGACCTCGGCTCCCCAGAACCTCCTGTCGTCAGACCCCGGCCCCTCACAGCCCCTGCAGCCCCCCAAGCCCCCGACCCCCGCAGACCTCGGCTCCCCAGAACCTCCTGTCAGACCCCAGCCCCTCACAGCCCCCGCAGACCCCGGAGCCCCCGACCCTCACAGACCCCAGCTCCCCGCAGCCCCCCGAGCCCCCGACCCCCGCAGACCTCGGCTCCCCAGAACCTCCTGTCGTCAGACCCCAGCCCCTCACAGCCCCCGCAGACCCCGGAGCCCGTGACCCTCGCAGACCCCAGCCCCCCGCAGCCCCCCGAGCCCCCGACCCCCGCAGGCCTCGGAGCCCGTGACCCTCGCAGACCCCAGCCCCCTGCAGCCCCCCTAGCCCCCGACCCCCGCAGGCCTCGGCTCCCCAGAACCTCCTGTCGTCAGACCCCAGCCCCTCACAGCCCCCGCAGACCCCGGAGCCCCCGACCCTCGCAGACCCCAGCCCCCCGGGGCCCCCCGAGCCCCCGACCCCCGCAGACCTCGGCTCCCCAGAACCTCCTGTCGTCAGACCCCAGCCCCTCACAGCCCCCGCAGACCCCGGAGCCCCCGACCCTCGCAGACCCCAGACCCCCGCAGCCCCCCGAGGCCCCGACCCCCGCAGACCTCGGCTCCCCAGAACCTCCT ACCCCAGCTCCCCGCAGCCCCCCGAGCACCCGACCCCCGCAGACCTCGGCTCCCCAGAACCTCCTGTCGTCAGACCCCAGCCCCTCACAGCCCCCGCAGACCCCGGAGCCCCCGACCCTCGCAGACCCCAGCCCCCCGCAGCCCCCCGAGGCCCCGACCCCCGCAGACCTCGGCTCCCCAGAACCTCCTGTCAGACCCCAGCCCCTCACAGCCCCCGCAGACCCCGGAGCCCCCGACCCTCACAGACCCCAGCTCCCCGCAGCCCCCCGAGCCCCCGACCCCCGCAGACCTCGGCTCCCCAGAACCTCCTGTCGTCAGACCCCAACCCCTCACAGCCCCCGCAGACCCCGGAGCCCCCGACCCTCGCAGACCCCAGCCCCCCGCAGCCCCCCGAGCACCCGACCCCCGCAGACCTCGGCTCCCCAGAACCTCCTGTCGTCAGACCCCGGCCCCTCACAGCCCCTGCAGCCCCCCGAGCCCCCGACCCCCGCAGATCTCGGCCCCCCCAGAACCTCCTGTCGTCAGACCCCGGCGCGTCGCAGCCCCCCGGAGCCCGTGACCCTCGCAGACCTCGGCCCCCTGCAGTCCCCcggagcccccagccccccagaacCTCCGGTGCTCCCGGCCCTCAGCCCCCGACCCTTAGCGGCCCCCCAGAGCCCCGGGACCCCCGCAGCCCCCCGGGCCCCCCCAACCATCCCCGCAGCCCCTGCGGCCCCCGCGGCCCCGGCCCGGCTCGCGGAAAGGCGTGGTCCCGGGGACTCGCTCACCGGCGCGGGGCTCCGCCTGCgcccccggccgccgccgcccagGCCTGAGCTCACCGCTGTCCCCCGACGACCCCGGCAGCCGCGGCCTCTCCGCCCGGCGCCGCCACTGTCCGCCGCAGGCGCCCCCGACGCcacccgccgccgccgccgcccgcccct GCGGGACTTCCGGGAGGCCTCCGCGCGGcgcgggggttgggggtggcgGACGGGCTCGGGCTTTGCACTGAGCGTGCGCGAGtccgccccgcccccaggcgCCACCTGCGAGCGGCTCTAA